From the Verrucomicrobiota bacterium genome, one window contains:
- a CDS encoding DUF1501 domain-containing protein, giving the protein MPRATPPPTAALIPRREFLARCGMGFGTLGLASLLAENGAAATATAAAPTASPLVPRAPHFTGRAKRVIHFFLNGGPSHVDTFDPKPALAVHAGRALPYENLRTERKTGMAFPTPFKFAPHGRSGLEISDIFPNIARHADELAVVRSMHAEVPNHEPSLMLMNCGDSVQSRPSVGAWVTYGLGSENQNLPAFIVMCPRGFPIKDADNWSAGFLPGVFQGTFIDSQFTQLDKLIENIRSGHATLKEQRQQLDLLARLNSEHLAARGRDSLIEARIQSFELAYRMQMEAADAFDVTREPEHVRAMYGEGIHARQTLIARRLLERGVRFIQLWHGAGQPWDNHENIQANHSKLAKEIDQPIGALIADLKQRGMLDETLILFGGEFGRTPTVELNNNGTSKLGRDHNHYGFSVWMAGGGVKGGTAYGATDEFGFKAVENKASVHDLHATMLHLLGFDHERLTYRYAGRDFRLTDVSGNVMRELVA; this is encoded by the coding sequence ATGCCCCGCGCCACACCACCGCCGACTGCGGCGTTGATTCCGCGGCGCGAGTTCCTCGCGCGCTGCGGGATGGGCTTCGGCACGCTCGGGCTCGCGTCGTTGCTCGCCGAGAACGGCGCCGCGGCAACCGCAACGGCTGCAGCGCCCACAGCGAGCCCGCTCGTCCCGCGCGCGCCACACTTCACGGGCAGGGCGAAGCGCGTCATTCATTTCTTCCTCAACGGCGGGCCGTCGCACGTGGACACGTTCGACCCGAAGCCCGCGCTCGCCGTCCACGCCGGCAGGGCGCTGCCTTACGAGAACCTCCGCACCGAGCGCAAGACGGGGATGGCGTTTCCGACGCCGTTCAAGTTTGCGCCGCACGGTCGCAGCGGGCTCGAGATCAGCGACATCTTCCCCAACATCGCGCGGCACGCGGACGAACTCGCCGTGGTCCGCTCGATGCACGCCGAGGTGCCGAATCACGAGCCGTCGCTCATGCTCATGAATTGCGGCGACTCCGTGCAGAGCCGACCGAGCGTCGGCGCGTGGGTCACTTACGGGCTCGGCTCGGAAAACCAGAACCTTCCCGCCTTCATCGTGATGTGTCCGCGCGGCTTCCCCATCAAGGACGCCGACAACTGGAGCGCGGGATTTCTGCCGGGCGTGTTCCAAGGCACGTTCATTGACTCGCAGTTCACGCAACTCGACAAGCTCATCGAAAACATCCGCAGCGGCCACGCGACGTTGAAGGAGCAGCGCCAGCAACTCGACCTGCTCGCGCGGCTCAACTCCGAGCATCTCGCCGCGCGCGGGCGCGACTCGCTGATCGAGGCGCGCATCCAGTCTTTCGAGCTCGCGTATCGGATGCAGATGGAGGCGGCGGACGCCTTCGACGTGACGCGCGAGCCCGAGCACGTGCGCGCGATGTATGGCGAGGGCATTCACGCGCGGCAGACGCTCATCGCCCGGCGGTTGCTCGAGCGCGGCGTGCGGTTCATCCAGCTCTGGCACGGCGCGGGGCAGCCGTGGGACAACCACGAGAACATCCAGGCCAACCACAGCAAGCTCGCGAAGGAAATCGACCAGCCCATCGGCGCGCTCATCGCCGACCTCAAGCAGCGCGGCATGCTCGACGAGACCCTGATCCTCTTCGGCGGCGAATTCGGCCGCACGCCCACGGTCGAGCTCAACAACAACGGCACGTCCAAGCTCGGCCGCGACCACAACCACTACGGCTTCAGCGTGTGGATGGCCGGCGGCGGCGTGAAGGGTGGCACCGCGTATGGAGCGACGGACGAGTTTGGATTCAAGGCGGTCGAGAACAAGGCGAGCGTCCACGACCTGCACGCGACGATGCTCCACCTGCTCGGGTTCGACCACGAGCGCCTCACGTATCGCTACGCGGGGCGTGACTTCCGGCTCACGGACGTGAGCGGGAATGTGATGCGGGAGCTTGTGGCGTGA